aaaaaaaaaaaggcagcccAAAGTAATATTAATGACGCTTTTAATTTGAAACTAATATTCTGAAACTCTTCAatcccttaatattttgtttctttatttttcccgtactaaacacaatatatataaaagtttaattaagtacTTCCTAATGTAAAGGCCCAAACTCCATAATAGTAGGGTTTAAACCCTTTTAAGACTAATACCCTAATTAAGTACCATTGCATGCACATATATATACCATGCATATGTAATGAATagaatcattatatatatatgactcACAAGCAACATGAGTCTTTATGAGGAAGTAATTCCAATTAAAAACCCTTAGAAGAGATAAATATCACTACCACTGGGTCCAAGGAAGAGGACAACAATGAAAAAGATCTGCCCTTCTCACTGTATTATAAAGGCAAATTAAggatatacatacatacatatatatatatctatatatataatgtaGGAATGCACACCCTCccctaaataaatatttatatatttaaaataacacCCAAACACGCATTGGGTTCATTGAAGTAATTGAAAAACCTAAATGACAAACCTTGGACTCTGCAAGTGGGTTCTCTTACtctgtaatatatacatatatatatatatatatatatatatatatatatatatatatatgaaaagctAGCTAGGGCATGCGTGTCAAAAAATATACAAACAGCTCTACCCAACCACAAAAATCAATATTTATTTGTATATATAACTCAAATATGTtcatattattatataaaatatatatatatatatatacaggcaCCCAAGAAcacgccaaaaaaaaaaagagaaaaaaaacaacAACTAGCTAGCGAGAGTTAGCTCTTTGTCCATATATAGCTTCTTCTTTAATTCTTTCTCCTCCTTCTTCCTTCatgtttgcatatatatatatacatctcttTACATGAAACCATACATAAAACACAGatatcacatatatatatatatatatatatatatatacacatacatacttaTATATAAAATGACCCCTAATCAAATCCCCGAAGGTTTGACCATGGAAGAATTCTCCGAGCTCAGGCCTCTCATTCTCTCCTACCACACCCCCGAGCTGCCCTCGAACACCTGCTATTCGGTGGCGACGCAGCGCATCGAAGCGCCGGCGGCGGCCGTGTGGGCTCAGATCCGGAACTTCGAAAACCCTCAGAGGCACAAGCACTTCATCAAGAGCTGCGCCCTGAGGAGAGGGGACGGGGGCGTGGGGAGCGTGCGGGAGGTGACGGTGGTGTCGGGCCTGCCGGCGTCCACGAGCACCGAGAGGCTGGAGATTTTGGACGAGGAACAGCGCGTAGTAAGCTTCAGGATGATCGGCGGCGACCACCGGCTGAACAACTACCGGTCCGTGACGTCGGTGAGCGAGCTCCGGAAGAAAGGGAAGGCGTATTCGGTTGTTTTGGAGTCGTACGCGGTGGAAATACCGGAGGGGAACACAAGAGAGGAGACCAAACTGTTTGTGGACACTGTGGTGAAGCTGAATCTCCAGAAGCTTCGGGATGTGGCAATGGCATCTCTGCATGGAGGAACGTAAATGGTATCATGAATATCATTATGGACGTGTGAAGAAGattttatgtatgtgtgtgtgaaaatatatctatatctatatatagaaacatatatacaaaaattaTGTTGaataaatatgatatatatatatatatatatatatatatatatatatgaatctgATTTGCAAATTGGAATTGGTTTGTGggttattttatttgttttgtggGGGATTGTTATAAGTAATATATACcttattgttttaattcttcAATAAAACgtttatatatgtattttctGCACTGTGCATACTCGCACAAATgccttttaattgttttttttctttaattaatctcAATAAAAAATAGAGTAGGTATTTTgccaagtgaaaaaaaaaaaaaaaactaatattgGGAATTTTGATTATGTTTAAATAGTTGTACATTTATGTTTAAGCCTATAATTAAACAAGGGTTcacacgcatatatatatatatatatatatatatgtaattaataAGCATAAATGTGTTTAGACATGTccttaaatattataaaatcttgtagtattcttttttttttttttttgaaaatgaaatcttatagtatttattatttctaaatcttAACTGATGATCTTATCGCAGGAGAAATATTTAGAGgctgcagtgtgtgtgtgtgtgtgtgtgagagagagagagagagtagatgTGCGAATTGTTGTGTGGCTTCAATGTCAACTCCTTATATTTTCGGAGGCAGATATGAGAAATCTGAGGGGGGACTTGAGGGACATGCGGCCTTCCAggtttcttctttcttcttttttttaataacttGGGGACTGCAGCCATCATCGCGTCACTTTGGATACTATGAGACGACACCAAACCCGGAGGTGAAAACCATCCACCCATTGACGTGCCCCTCATAATTTACCAACATAATGCCTTAAGGGGAAAGCAAACCCATGACTTTaaggtcaccaaagtcacaagtcgcccTTACCGCTTGAGCTAACCCAACTGGACAATGACCTTCAAGCTATTGCTTCACCCAAATTTAAATTTCCTTTAATTAATATTGTTGCATCGCATTAATTgtactcatttaaaaaaaaaaaaacttcctttcattaatttattgattaaaaaaattgTGTTAGTTTAATTTTAGTCtatgttttttattaaaaaaattaattttaattattgacaaagtatttaattttgatttttagttGCAAGTATCTTTGTATGTCGTCATATATGTGGTAGAGAGACCAAAGGAGGAGAGTGGTATGGAATGGGCTAGCTCTAGCCCGCGTTTATGGGTTAAGAATTCCATTACCTATGTTTGGGAGTCTAGATTTCGGATTGAATTTGtgtcaaatttgaataaaaaccATACATAATTGTATTACATTtatttcaaattcacacaaaacCAAATATAAGatctgaaattcatgctcccaaatacTATCTTAGTCTGTCCAACAACCAAATgcgaaattaaaaaaatttagttaagtcTAATATCTCTTAGAACCCATTAATCTTACGAAACAAACATATTGTTGTtctacttgaaaaaaaaaattttgagcacCCCAAGTCTATACATggttcaaattaaaaataaaatttttgtacaagaTATACGAGATTTGATGTAGGGTGGAGTAAATTTTtgtactttacctaaaagcttaagagTATTTTAGTTTGTGAAACAAGCACCTAACCCATTATTCTTACGAAACAAACATATTGTTGTTCtacttgaaaataaaatttgagtCCCCCAAGTATAAACATtgttcaaattaaaaataaaattttagttcaAGGTATATGAGGTTTGATGTAGGGCGAAGTAAAATTTTtgtactttacctaaaagcttaagcgattaggttgtgggccaacaatgtatatcaaattttaaCATTCTCTCACATACGATAAAAACATTCATGACAGggaacacaattttttttttaaacaccacagaATAAACGCGaacaacaagactagaactcaaGACCTCCTAAAAATTGGTtttgatatcatgttagattatcactttacctaaaaataTAAGCTATTAAGTTGTGGgacaacaatatatatcaagttttaacatttGTTATTGACTAAATATCAAATTGATtagttgaaataaaaataattttttcagtaGTTATTTTAACGTGCTCAACTAATAAAAAGTGTAGACTTTAAGTTGCATTAAGaaaaaagagttttgaactcGACATTAAATAACCATCGAATCGATAAGTTCATATCTTATATCGGAGCTGTTGTGTTGGGCACCCTACTTGTGTcgaacaccaatactacaactattgctattgaatatataagaaactaaagtaatgcaaaaACCAATAATAAAACagtcaaaaagaacaagacaaaaaATTAACAAGGTTCGGtataaaattacctacgtcctcgggcgttgacgatcaatccactactttttgacaaagtacaactttgaggtgtattttacaaatgaagagttaaactctttatatagcttcaacttcaagtccaaaaaacacttctctccaatgtgggggaaataatacaaaatattc
This genomic stretch from Malania oleifera isolate guangnan ecotype guangnan chromosome 3, ASM2987363v1, whole genome shotgun sequence harbors:
- the LOC131151137 gene encoding abscisic acid receptor PYL2-like; its protein translation is MTPNQIPEGLTMEEFSELRPLILSYHTPELPSNTCYSVATQRIEAPAAAVWAQIRNFENPQRHKHFIKSCALRRGDGGVGSVREVTVVSGLPASTSTERLEILDEEQRVVSFRMIGGDHRLNNYRSVTSVSELRKKGKAYSVVLESYAVEIPEGNTREETKLFVDTVVKLNLQKLRDVAMASLHGGT